A genomic region of Mycobacterium sp. Aquia_213 contains the following coding sequences:
- a CDS encoding helix-turn-helix domain-containing protein: MTDSKSERRGGQQRFKAFHQLVGDTFVPVAVSTDDADAFRAKLDTSSLGAVRINRLQFNGGVVLRRTPRQLRRAAPVHFEPHSAEYLKVGVHAEGRCVVRQDGREANLLPGDYVMYDTTRPFEFAVDGKFQMFSVLLPRELLRIPAAQLSRLTARSFNGRQGMGALLTPFLVELAKQVTKKPEAPNIRLADAVFDMLEASFCEQLACERPEGRSQDQYDMMLGILAYIERNLGDPDLDVPTIATAHHISIRHLQRMFENDGHTVTEWIRSRRIEHCRKDLANAELAAVPVSVIGARWGLANAANFSRLFKAVHGRSPREYRVWALS, translated from the coding sequence ATGACCGATAGCAAATCTGAGCGGCGCGGCGGGCAACAGCGCTTCAAGGCGTTTCACCAGCTTGTGGGGGATACGTTCGTCCCGGTCGCGGTGTCGACGGACGATGCCGACGCCTTTCGGGCAAAGCTGGACACCTCGAGCCTCGGCGCGGTGCGGATCAACCGGCTGCAGTTCAACGGTGGGGTGGTGCTGCGCCGAACACCGCGCCAGCTGCGGCGCGCCGCGCCTGTGCACTTCGAGCCGCACAGTGCCGAGTATTTGAAGGTCGGCGTCCATGCCGAGGGCCGCTGCGTGGTCCGTCAGGATGGCCGCGAAGCAAACCTGTTGCCCGGCGATTACGTCATGTATGACACCACGCGACCGTTCGAATTCGCGGTCGACGGGAAATTCCAGATGTTCAGCGTGCTTCTTCCTCGCGAATTACTGCGTATCCCGGCGGCACAACTCTCTCGGCTCACGGCCCGCAGCTTCAACGGCCGGCAGGGAATGGGCGCGCTGCTGACTCCGTTTCTCGTCGAACTCGCCAAGCAGGTCACCAAAAAGCCCGAGGCGCCCAACATCCGGTTGGCCGATGCGGTCTTTGACATGCTGGAGGCCTCATTTTGCGAGCAGTTGGCGTGCGAACGTCCGGAAGGCCGCAGTCAAGACCAGTACGACATGATGCTGGGAATACTGGCCTACATTGAGCGAAACCTCGGCGATCCGGATCTGGATGTGCCGACAATCGCGACGGCGCATCACATTTCGATTCGCCACCTGCAGCGGATGTTCGAAAACGATGGTCACACCGTCACCGAGTGGATCAGGAGCCGCAGGATCGAGCACTGTCGCAAAGACCTGGCGAACGCCGAATTGGCCGCCGTACCCGTGAGTGTGATCGGTGCGAGGTGGGGTCTGGCCAATGCGGCGAACTTTTCTCGGCTGTTCAAGGCAGTGCATGGTCGATCGCCGCGGGAGTATCGCGTCTGGGCGTTGAGCTAA
- a CDS encoding ATP-dependent 6-phosphofructokinase: MRIGILTGGGDCPGLNAVIRAVVRTCDARYGSSVVGFQDGWRGLLENRRIQLQNDDRNDRLLAKGGTVLGTARVHPDKLRAGLDQIKQTLDDNGIDVLIPIGGEGTLTAANWLSEENVPVVGVPKTIDNDIDCTDVTFGHDTALTVATDAIDRLHSTAESHQRVMLVEVMGRHAGWIALNAGLASGAHMTLIPEQPFDIEDVCRLVKRRFQRGDSHFICVVAEGAKPIPGSIPLREGGIDEFGHEKFTGIAQQLAIAVEKRINKEVRVTVLGHVQRGGIPTAYDRVLATRFGVNAADAAHAGEYGQMVSLQGQDIGRVSLADATRHLKLVPDARHDEAAAFFG; this comes from the coding sequence ATGCGGATCGGAATTCTCACCGGCGGCGGCGACTGTCCGGGGCTTAACGCGGTCATCCGGGCGGTGGTGCGCACCTGCGACGCCCGGTACGGCTCGTCGGTGGTCGGTTTCCAAGACGGGTGGCGCGGGTTGCTGGAGAACCGGCGCATCCAGCTGCAGAACGACGATCGCAACGACCGGCTGCTGGCCAAGGGCGGAACGGTGCTGGGCACCGCCCGCGTGCACCCCGACAAGCTGCGGGCCGGGCTGGACCAGATCAAGCAGACCCTGGACGACAACGGCATCGACGTGCTCATCCCGATCGGCGGTGAAGGCACGCTGACGGCCGCGAACTGGCTGTCGGAGGAGAACGTTCCCGTGGTCGGCGTGCCGAAGACGATCGACAACGACATCGACTGCACCGACGTGACTTTCGGTCACGACACCGCGCTGACGGTGGCCACCGACGCCATCGACCGCCTCCACAGCACGGCCGAGTCCCACCAGCGGGTGATGCTGGTGGAGGTGATGGGCCGCCACGCCGGCTGGATCGCGCTGAACGCCGGGCTGGCGTCCGGGGCGCACATGACGCTGATTCCCGAGCAGCCCTTCGATATCGAGGATGTCTGCCGGCTCGTCAAACGCCGCTTCCAGCGTGGGGATTCGCACTTCATCTGCGTGGTGGCCGAGGGAGCCAAGCCGATCCCCGGTTCGATCCCCTTGCGGGAGGGCGGGATTGACGAATTCGGCCACGAGAAATTCACCGGCATCGCCCAGCAGTTGGCCATCGCGGTGGAGAAGCGGATCAACAAGGAAGTTCGCGTGACCGTGCTGGGCCACGTCCAGCGGGGCGGTATCCCGACGGCCTACGACCGGGTGCTGGCCACCCGGTTCGGGGTCAATGCCGCCGACGCCGCGCACGCCGGCGAATACGGCCAGATGGTGTCGCTGCAGGGGCAGGACATCGGCCGGGTCTCGCTGGCCGACGCGACCCGCCACCTCAAGCTGGTGCCCGACGCCCGCCATGACGAGGCCGCCGCGTTCTTCGGCTGA
- the gatA gene encoding Asp-tRNA(Asn)/Glu-tRNA(Gln) amidotransferase subunit GatA: MNEIIRSDAATLAAKVAAKELSSVEITQACLDQIAATDDRYSAFLHVAADEALSAAAAVDEAVAAGERLPSALAGVPLALKDVFTTVDMPTTCGSKILEGWRSPYDATVTARLRAAGIPILGKTNMDEFAMGSSTENSAYGPTRNPWDLERVPGGSGGGSAAALAAFQAPLAIGTDTGGSIRQPAALTATVGVKPTYGTVSRYGLVACASSLDQGGPCARTVLDTALLHQVIAGHDRMDSTSIDAAVPDVVGAAKAGAAGDLSGVRIGVVRQLRGEGYQPGVLASFEDAVQRLTALGAEVSEVDCPHFDYALAAYYLILPSEVSSNLARFDAMRYGLRVGDDGSHSAEEVMALTRAAGFGPEVKRRIMIGAYALSAGYYDAYYNQAQKVRTLIARDLDEAYKSVDVLVSPATPTTAFRLGEKVDDPLAMYLFDLCTLPLNLAGHCGMSVPSGLSPDDQLPVGLQIMAPALADDRLYRVGAAYEAARGPLPAAPTV, encoded by the coding sequence GTGAACGAGATCATCCGATCCGACGCCGCCACGCTGGCCGCCAAGGTCGCCGCCAAGGAGCTGTCGTCGGTCGAGATCACCCAGGCCTGCCTGGACCAGATCGCGGCGACCGACGACCGGTACAGCGCGTTTCTGCACGTCGCGGCCGACGAGGCACTGTCGGCGGCGGCCGCGGTCGACGAGGCGGTGGCGGCCGGCGAGCGGCTGCCGTCGGCGCTGGCCGGCGTTCCGTTGGCGCTCAAGGACGTGTTCACCACCGTCGACATGCCCACCACCTGCGGATCCAAGATCCTGGAGGGCTGGCGTTCGCCGTACGACGCCACCGTCACCGCCCGGTTGCGCGCGGCCGGCATCCCGATCCTGGGCAAGACCAACATGGACGAGTTCGCGATGGGCTCGTCGACGGAGAACTCGGCCTACGGCCCCACCCGTAACCCGTGGGACCTCGAGCGGGTGCCCGGCGGCTCCGGCGGTGGCAGCGCGGCGGCACTGGCCGCCTTCCAGGCGCCGCTGGCGATCGGCACCGACACCGGGGGCTCGATTCGTCAGCCCGCCGCACTGACCGCGACCGTCGGGGTCAAACCCACCTACGGCACGGTGTCCCGCTACGGCCTGGTGGCCTGCGCGTCGTCGCTGGATCAGGGCGGCCCCTGCGCGCGCACCGTGCTGGACACCGCGCTGCTGCATCAGGTGATCGCCGGCCACGACCGGATGGACTCCACCTCCATCGATGCCGCGGTGCCCGACGTGGTCGGTGCCGCCAAGGCCGGCGCGGCAGGCGATCTGAGTGGCGTGCGGATCGGTGTGGTTCGACAGTTGCGCGGCGAGGGCTACCAGCCCGGTGTGCTGGCGTCGTTCGAGGACGCGGTGCAGCGGCTGACCGCGCTGGGCGCCGAGGTGAGCGAAGTCGATTGCCCGCACTTCGATTACGCGCTGGCGGCCTACTACTTGATCCTGCCGTCGGAGGTGTCCAGCAACCTGGCGCGCTTCGACGCGATGCGGTACGGGCTGCGGGTCGGTGACGACGGCAGCCACAGCGCCGAGGAGGTCATGGCACTGACGCGGGCCGCGGGATTCGGTCCAGAAGTCAAGCGCCGCATCATGATTGGCGCCTACGCACTCTCGGCGGGCTACTACGACGCCTACTACAACCAGGCGCAGAAAGTGCGCACCCTGATCGCCCGCGATCTCGACGAGGCGTACAAGTCCGTCGACGTGCTGGTGTCGCCGGCCACCCCGACCACCGCCTTCCGGCTGGGGGAGAAGGTCGACGATCCGCTGGCCATGTACCTGTTCGACCTGTGCACGCTGCCGCTGAACCTGGCCGGGCACTGCGGAATGTCGGTGCCGTCGGGATTGTCGCCGGATGATCAACTGCCGGTGGGCCTGCAGATCATGGCGCCCGCGCTGGCCGACGACCGCCTCTATCGCGTCGGCGCCGCTTACGAGGCCGCGCGCGGACCGCTGCCGGCGGCGCCGACCGTTTAG
- the gatC gene encoding Asp-tRNA(Asn)/Glu-tRNA(Gln) amidotransferase subunit GatC, producing MSQISRDEVAHLAKLARLALTDTELDSYAGQLDAILTHVSQIQAVDVTGVEATDNPLKAVNVTRPDEIRPCLTQQEALAAAPEAVDGRFAVPQILGDSE from the coding sequence GTGTCCCAGATCTCCCGCGACGAGGTCGCGCACCTGGCCAAGCTGGCCCGGCTGGCGTTGACCGATACCGAGCTGGACAGCTACGCCGGCCAACTCGACGCCATCCTGACCCACGTCAGTCAGATCCAGGCGGTCGATGTCACCGGCGTCGAGGCGACCGACAACCCGCTCAAGGCCGTCAACGTCACCCGCCCGGATGAGATCAGGCCGTGCCTGACGCAGCAGGAGGCGCTGGCCGCGGCGCCCGAAGCCGTGGACGGCCGGTTCGCCGTCCCGCAGATCCTGGGGGACAGCGAGTGA
- a CDS encoding amino acid-binding protein, giving the protein MPSYLLRIELVDRPGSLGALAVALGSVGADILSLDVVERSAGYATDDLVIELPAGAMPDTLITAAESLNGVRVDSVRPHTGLLEAHRELELLDHVAAAKDKAARLQVLVDEAPRVLRVSWCTVMHSADGELQRLAASPGAPETRAVSAPWLPIQEAVALDGTAEWVPQAWRDMDITMVAAPLGDSHTAVVLGRPGPEFRPSEVARLGYLAGIVATMLR; this is encoded by the coding sequence GTGCCGTCGTATCTGTTGCGCATCGAGCTCGTCGACCGCCCAGGAAGCCTGGGCGCGCTGGCGGTGGCGCTCGGTTCGGTGGGCGCCGACATCCTGTCACTCGACGTCGTGGAGCGCAGCGCCGGTTATGCGACCGACGACCTGGTCATCGAACTGCCCGCAGGCGCGATGCCGGACACGCTGATCACCGCGGCCGAGTCGCTGAACGGCGTGCGGGTGGACAGCGTGCGCCCGCACACCGGCCTGCTGGAAGCGCACCGCGAGCTGGAACTGCTCGACCATGTCGCCGCGGCCAAGGACAAGGCGGCACGGCTGCAGGTGCTGGTCGACGAGGCGCCCCGGGTGTTGCGGGTGAGCTGGTGCACGGTGATGCACAGTGCCGACGGGGAGCTGCAGCGCCTCGCCGCCAGCCCGGGTGCGCCGGAAACTCGCGCGGTGTCGGCGCCGTGGCTGCCGATCCAGGAGGCCGTGGCGCTGGACGGCACGGCCGAGTGGGTGCCGCAGGCCTGGCGCGACATGGACATCACGATGGTCGCCGCCCCGCTGGGCGACTCGCACACCGCGGTGGTGCTGGGCCGTCCGGGCCCCGAATTCCGGCCGTCGGAGGTGGCCCGGCTGGGTTATCTGGCCGGGATCGTGGCGACCATGCTGCGCTGA
- a CDS encoding RND family transporter has product MSNQTNEQQTRPFVARTIRRLAWAILLFWVAVAALTNIAVPQLEEVGKTHNVALNSPDAPSLKAIKRIGQAFHEFDTDSSAMIVLEGDKPLGADAHRFYDEMIHKLEQDKKHVEHVQDYWGDTLTAAGSQSSDGKAAYVQVNLAGNQGSALANEGVGAIRDIIERMKPPPGVKTYVTGAAPLISDQFDVGSKGTAKVTAITIGMIALMLFFVYRSVLTTLLVLGTVLIEMSAARGLVAFLGNEGIIGLSTYATNILTLLVIAAGTDYAIFFVGRYQEAREAGEERENAFYTMYHGTTHVVLGSGLTVAGAVACLSFTRLPYFQSLGIPAALGVLVALFAALTLGPAILFLGSKAGIFDPKRAMRTRGWRRIGTAIVRWPGAVLAAACALALVGLIALPGYKTSYDTRPYMPESAPANIGYTAAEKHFSRARLEPELLMVETDHDMRNPESMLILDKVAKAVFHVPGVAQVQTITRPLGTPLVHSSLAFVVSNQSAAQQQNLTYQRDRADDALKQANELSKTINILKQQYVLQQQLAGTTHDETQSFHDTLATIQDLRDKIANFDDFFRPVRSYFYWEKHCFDIPACAAFRSLFDALDGIDQLTEKFENLTASLDKLDALQPKLVALIPPQIDSQQTNRDLTLANYATLSGIYAQNALALENSTALGQAFDAAKNDDTFYLPPEVFNNPDFKRGLKLFLSPDGKAARMIVTHDGDPATTEGISHIDPIAKAAHEALKGTPMANAGIYLGGTAATYKDIQDGAKYDLLIVAFAALSLILLIMMIITRSLIAAVVIVGTVALSLGASFGLSVLVWQYLFGIQLYWVVLALAVILLLAVGSDYNLLLISRFKEEIHAGLNTGIIRAMAGSGSVVTSAGIVFAVTMCAFVFSGFLVLGQIGTTIGLGLLFDTLIVRSFMTPSIARLLGRWFWWPQVVRPRPASTMLRPYGPRPAVRQLLLWDDDDTVLAGSKSGSH; this is encoded by the coding sequence ATGAGCAACCAAACCAACGAACAGCAGACGCGGCCCTTCGTGGCGCGCACCATCCGCCGGCTCGCGTGGGCGATCCTGCTTTTCTGGGTGGCGGTGGCCGCCCTGACGAACATCGCGGTGCCGCAACTGGAAGAGGTGGGCAAGACCCACAATGTGGCGCTGAACTCGCCCGATGCCCCATCGCTCAAGGCGATCAAGCGCATCGGCCAAGCGTTCCACGAGTTCGACACCGACAGCTCGGCCATGATCGTGCTGGAAGGCGACAAGCCGCTCGGTGCGGACGCCCACCGGTTTTACGACGAGATGATCCACAAGCTCGAGCAGGACAAAAAGCACGTCGAGCATGTCCAGGACTACTGGGGTGACACTCTCACCGCAGCGGGATCGCAAAGCAGCGACGGCAAGGCCGCTTACGTTCAGGTGAACCTCGCCGGTAATCAGGGCTCGGCACTGGCCAACGAGGGTGTCGGCGCCATCCGCGACATCATCGAGCGCATGAAGCCGCCGCCGGGCGTCAAGACCTATGTGACCGGCGCGGCGCCGCTGATCTCCGACCAGTTCGACGTCGGCAGCAAGGGGACCGCGAAGGTCACCGCGATCACCATCGGGATGATCGCGTTGATGTTGTTCTTCGTCTACCGCTCGGTGCTGACCACGCTGCTGGTTCTCGGCACGGTCCTGATCGAAATGTCCGCCGCCCGAGGTCTTGTCGCCTTCCTCGGAAACGAGGGAATCATCGGGTTGTCGACCTATGCGACGAATATCTTGACGCTATTGGTGATCGCCGCCGGAACCGACTACGCGATATTTTTCGTGGGCCGCTACCAAGAAGCGCGCGAGGCCGGTGAGGAACGCGAAAACGCCTTCTACACCATGTATCACGGCACCACCCACGTCGTGTTGGGCTCCGGGCTCACCGTGGCCGGCGCGGTGGCCTGTCTGAGCTTTACCCGGCTGCCCTACTTCCAAAGTCTAGGTATCCCAGCCGCTTTGGGCGTCCTCGTCGCACTGTTCGCGGCGCTCACCCTGGGGCCCGCGATCCTCTTCCTGGGGTCCAAGGCGGGCATCTTCGACCCCAAACGGGCGATGAGAACCCGCGGCTGGCGGCGGATCGGCACCGCGATCGTCCGTTGGCCCGGCGCCGTTCTCGCGGCCGCCTGCGCGCTGGCCCTGGTAGGCCTGATCGCCTTGCCCGGATACAAGACCAGTTACGACACTCGTCCCTACATGCCCGAAAGCGCGCCGGCCAATATCGGTTACACCGCCGCCGAGAAACACTTCTCGCGCGCCCGGCTGGAGCCCGAGTTGCTGATGGTCGAAACGGATCACGACATGCGTAACCCGGAGAGCATGCTCATCCTGGACAAGGTGGCCAAGGCCGTGTTTCACGTCCCCGGGGTCGCGCAGGTGCAGACCATCACCCGGCCGTTGGGTACCCCGCTCGTCCACAGCTCGCTCGCGTTCGTGGTCAGCAATCAGAGCGCGGCGCAGCAGCAAAACCTGACCTACCAACGAGATCGGGCCGACGACGCCCTCAAGCAGGCCAACGAACTGTCGAAAACGATCAATATCCTCAAACAGCAGTACGTATTGCAGCAACAGTTGGCCGGCACCACCCACGACGAGACGCAAAGCTTTCACGACACGCTCGCCACGATCCAGGACCTGCGCGACAAGATCGCGAATTTCGACGACTTCTTCCGGCCGGTTCGCAGCTATTTCTATTGGGAGAAGCACTGTTTCGATATTCCTGCCTGTGCCGCTTTCAGATCGTTGTTCGACGCGCTCGACGGCATTGACCAACTCACCGAGAAATTCGAAAACCTCACGGCTTCCCTCGACAAGCTCGACGCGCTGCAGCCCAAACTGGTGGCGCTGATCCCGCCGCAGATCGACAGCCAGCAGACCAATCGCGATCTGACACTGGCGAATTACGCCACCCTGTCGGGCATCTACGCTCAGAACGCGCTCGCGCTGGAAAACTCGACGGCGTTGGGGCAGGCCTTTGATGCGGCCAAGAATGACGACACCTTCTATCTGCCGCCCGAGGTGTTCAACAACCCCGACTTCAAGCGCGGGCTGAAACTGTTCCTCTCGCCCGACGGCAAGGCCGCTCGCATGATCGTCACGCATGACGGCGATCCCGCGACGACCGAAGGCATTTCGCACATCGACCCGATCGCGAAGGCCGCGCATGAGGCCTTGAAGGGCACCCCGATGGCGAATGCGGGGATCTATCTCGGTGGGACAGCCGCGACGTACAAGGACATCCAGGACGGCGCCAAGTACGACCTGCTGATCGTGGCCTTCGCCGCGCTGAGCCTGATCCTGCTGATCATGATGATCATCACGCGCAGCCTGATCGCCGCGGTCGTCATCGTGGGCACGGTGGCCCTGTCGCTGGGCGCCTCGTTCGGGCTGTCAGTTCTGGTGTGGCAGTACCTGTTCGGCATTCAGTTGTATTGGGTCGTGCTGGCGCTGGCGGTGATCCTGCTGCTGGCGGTCGGTTCCGACTACAACCTGCTGTTGATCTCCAGGTTCAAGGAAGAGATTCATGCCGGCCTCAATACCGGCATCATCCGGGCGATGGCCGGCTCCGGCTCGGTGGTCACCTCGGCGGGCATCGTCTTCGCCGTCACCATGTGTGCCTTTGTTTTCAGCGGTTTCCTGGTGCTCGGCCAGATCGGGACGACGATCGGCCTCGGCTTGCTGTTCGACACGCTGATCGTGCGTTCCTTCATGACGCCCTCGATCGCAAGGCTGCTCGGGCGCTGGTTCTGGTGGCCCCAGGTGGTGCGGCCGCGGCCGGCCAGCACGATGCTGCGGCCCTACGGTCCGCGCCCGGCGGTTCGTCAACTGCTGCTCTGGGACGACGACGACACCGTGCTGGCCGGATCGAAGTCGGGGTCGCACTGA
- a CDS encoding MmpS family transport accessory protein, producing MSTLLRQGWIVLVAILVVAVAGFGIYRLHGIFGSHDNTRANSGLANEIVPFNPKSVVLEVFGAPGATATINYLDVNAQPQQVKNAPLPWSFTITTTEPAVVANVVAQGNGDTLGCRITVNGEVKDQRTVNKVDAYTFCLDKSG from the coding sequence ATGTCCACCTTGCTTAGGCAGGGCTGGATCGTGTTGGTCGCGATACTCGTGGTCGCCGTCGCCGGCTTCGGCATTTATCGCCTGCACGGAATCTTCGGCTCGCACGACAACACGCGGGCCAACAGCGGTCTGGCCAACGAGATCGTGCCGTTCAACCCCAAGTCGGTGGTGCTCGAAGTCTTCGGCGCGCCGGGCGCGACGGCGACGATCAACTATCTCGACGTCAACGCCCAGCCGCAGCAAGTCAAGAACGCACCGCTGCCGTGGTCGTTCACCATCACCACGACGGAGCCCGCGGTCGTCGCCAACGTCGTGGCGCAAGGCAACGGGGACACCCTCGGTTGCCGCATCACCGTCAACGGTGAAGTCAAGGATCAACGCACCGTCAACAAAGTCGACGCCTACACCTTCTGCCTGGATAAGTCGGGATGA
- a CDS encoding TetR/AcrR family transcriptional regulator → MVGAMTQTAEHCTEPSPWSPREAELLAVTLQLLQEHGYDQLTIDAVAGAAHASKATVYRRWPSKAELVLAAFIEGVREVAVAPNTGTLRGDLINLGEVCGEHGRQHASTIRAVMVEVSRHPALNDALQEQFLKQRKALIQHVLQQAVDRGEITQDVITDELWDLLPGYLIFRSIIPDRPPTRRTVEALVDGFLIPGLTRNTR, encoded by the coding sequence ATGGTGGGCGCTATGACCCAGACGGCCGAGCATTGCACGGAGCCATCGCCATGGTCTCCGCGCGAGGCCGAACTGCTGGCGGTCACGTTGCAGCTCCTGCAGGAACACGGCTATGACCAGTTGACGATCGACGCCGTCGCCGGCGCCGCGCACGCCAGCAAGGCCACGGTGTACCGGCGCTGGCCCTCGAAAGCCGAACTGGTGCTGGCCGCCTTCATCGAGGGCGTCCGCGAGGTCGCGGTCGCGCCGAATACCGGCACCCTGCGCGGCGATTTGATCAATCTCGGCGAAGTCTGCGGCGAACACGGACGCCAGCACGCCAGCACCATCCGCGCGGTGATGGTCGAGGTGTCGCGGCACCCCGCGCTCAACGACGCGCTGCAGGAGCAGTTCCTCAAGCAACGCAAAGCCTTGATCCAGCACGTGCTGCAGCAGGCCGTCGATCGCGGCGAGATCACCCAAGACGTCATCACCGATGAGCTCTGGGACCTGTTGCCCGGCTACCTGATCTTCCGGTCGATCATCCCCGACCGGCCGCCCACCCGCCGCACCGTAGAAGCGCTCGTCGACGGGTTTCTGATCCCGGGTCTGACCAGAAACACCCGGTAA
- the ligA gene encoding NAD-dependent DNA ligase LigA — translation MSSPEADPVAPEARRQWRDLADEVREHQFRYYVRDAPVISDADFDDLLRRLGALEEQHPELRTPDSPTQLVGGAGFATDFTSAEHLERMLSLDNVFSTEEFDVWAARIHAEVGNDVPFLCELKIDGVALALVYRDGRLVRAATRGDGRTGEDVTNNARTIEDVPERLTASDDYPIPDVLEVRGEVFFRIADFEALNAALVEDGKVPFANPRNSAAGSLRQKDPAVTARRKLRMICHGVGHTEGFRPASLHDAYLALGAWGLPVSVHTTRVDNAAGALERIAYWGEHRHDVDHEIDGVVVKIDDVALQRRLGSTSRAPRWAIAYKYPPQEVQTTLLDIRVNVGRTGRVTPFAVLTPVKVAGSTVGMATLHNAAEVKRKGVLIGDTVVIRKAGDVIPEVLGPVADLRDGTEHEFVMPTRCPECATLLAPAKEGDADIRCPNSRACPAQLRERVFHVAGRGAFDIEGLGYEAATALLTAEVISDEGDLFTLVEDDLLRTELFTTKAGTLSANGKRLLANLDKAKAQPLWRVLVALSIRHVGPTAARALATEFGSLDAITSASTEELAAVEGVGPTIAAAVTEWFTVDWHRAIVDKWKAAGVRMADERDASTPRTLAGRSIVVTGSLNGFSRDEAKEAIVSRGGKAAGSVSKNTAYVVAGDSPGSKYDKAVELGVPILDEDGFRKLLADGPQSDNTAD, via the coding sequence GTGAGTTCGCCAGAAGCTGACCCCGTCGCACCCGAGGCTCGGCGGCAATGGCGTGACCTGGCCGACGAGGTACGCGAACACCAGTTCCGCTACTACGTGCGCGATGCGCCGGTCATCTCCGACGCGGATTTCGACGACCTGCTGCGGCGATTGGGCGCGCTCGAGGAGCAGCATCCCGAGCTGCGTACCCCCGATTCGCCGACTCAGCTGGTCGGCGGCGCGGGATTTGCCACCGATTTCACCTCGGCCGAGCACCTGGAACGGATGCTGTCGCTGGACAACGTGTTCAGCACCGAGGAATTCGACGTGTGGGCCGCACGCATCCACGCCGAGGTCGGCAACGACGTGCCCTTCCTGTGTGAACTCAAGATCGACGGCGTCGCGCTGGCTCTGGTCTACCGCGATGGCCGGCTGGTCCGGGCGGCCACCCGGGGTGACGGCCGCACCGGCGAGGACGTCACGAACAATGCGCGCACCATCGAGGACGTCCCGGAACGGCTGACGGCCAGCGACGACTATCCGATCCCCGATGTTCTCGAGGTGCGCGGGGAGGTGTTCTTCCGGATCGCCGACTTCGAAGCGCTCAACGCCGCGCTGGTCGAAGACGGCAAGGTGCCGTTCGCCAACCCGCGCAACAGCGCCGCGGGATCGCTGCGGCAGAAGGATCCCGCGGTGACCGCCCGCCGCAAGCTCCGGATGATCTGCCACGGCGTCGGGCACACCGAAGGATTCCGGCCGGCCTCCCTGCACGACGCCTATCTCGCGCTGGGTGCCTGGGGTCTGCCCGTCTCCGTCCACACCACCCGGGTGGACAACGCCGCCGGTGCGCTGGAGCGGATCGCCTACTGGGGCGAGCACCGCCACGACGTCGATCACGAAATCGACGGTGTGGTCGTCAAAATCGACGACGTCGCACTGCAGCGCCGGCTGGGGTCGACCTCGCGAGCGCCGCGGTGGGCGATCGCGTACAAGTACCCGCCGCAAGAGGTCCAGACCACGCTGCTCGACATCCGGGTCAATGTCGGCCGGACCGGACGCGTGACCCCGTTCGCGGTCTTGACGCCGGTCAAGGTCGCCGGCTCCACGGTCGGGATGGCCACCCTGCACAACGCCGCCGAGGTCAAGCGCAAGGGAGTGCTGATCGGCGACACCGTGGTAATCCGCAAGGCCGGCGACGTGATCCCCGAGGTGCTCGGTCCGGTCGCCGATCTGCGCGACGGCACCGAACACGAATTCGTCATGCCCACCCGGTGTCCCGAGTGCGCCACCCTGCTTGCCCCGGCCAAGGAGGGCGACGCCGACATCCGCTGCCCCAACTCCCGAGCCTGCCCGGCGCAGTTGCGGGAGAGGGTATTTCACGTGGCGGGTCGCGGCGCCTTCGACATCGAAGGTCTGGGTTACGAGGCCGCCACCGCGCTGCTGACCGCCGAAGTGATCTCCGACGAGGGCGACCTGTTCACCCTCGTCGAGGACGACCTGCTGCGCACCGAGCTGTTCACCACCAAGGCCGGCACGCTGTCGGCCAACGGCAAGCGCCTGCTGGCCAACCTCGACAAGGCCAAGGCGCAGCCGCTGTGGCGAGTGCTGGTCGCGCTGTCGATCCGCCATGTCGGGCCGACGGCCGCGCGCGCCCTGGCGACCGAGTTCGGCAGCCTCGACGCGATCACGTCGGCGTCGACGGAGGAACTGGCCGCGGTCGAGGGCGTCGGACCGACCATCGCCGCCGCGGTCACCGAATGGTTCACCGTCGACTGGCACCGCGCGATCGTCGACAAATGGAAAGCGGCCGGCGTGCGGATGGCCGACGAGCGCGACGCCAGCACGCCGCGCACGCTGGCGGGGCGCAGCATCGTGGTCACCGGCTCACTGAACGGGTTTTCCCGCGACGAAGCCAAGGAGGCCATCGTGTCCCGCGGCGGCAAGGCCGCGGGTTCGGTGTCGAAGAACACCGCGTACGTCGTCGCCGGCGATTCGCCGGGTTCGAAATACGACAAAGCGGTCGAATTGGGTGTGCCGATCCTCGACGAGGACGGATTTCGCAAGCTGCTGGCCGACGGCCCGCAGTCGGACAACACAGCCGATTAA